From Rhodopirellula bahusiensis, one genomic window encodes:
- a CDS encoding dCTP deaminase yields MKETQIMILSGQDIQQRQGNDILIDPFDPSRLSPNSYNLTLHNELLVYEEVVLDAASPNRYRRLTIPEEGLTLQPGTLYLGRTAEHTETHGLVPIIQGRSSLGRLGLFLNPGGSLGHAGYRGTWTLELHCVQPVRIYPHIQICQITYWEVSGDSPEEASEKYQNSNDIQPSLMHRELGFDDRDTQLELGFDETIRSQP; encoded by the coding sequence GTGAAGGAAACACAGATCATGATCCTTTCCGGTCAAGACATCCAACAGCGGCAGGGCAACGACATTTTGATTGATCCGTTTGATCCGTCGCGGTTGTCACCTAACAGCTACAACCTCACGCTTCACAACGAGTTGTTGGTCTACGAAGAAGTCGTCTTGGACGCCGCGTCGCCGAACCGATATCGACGCCTGACCATTCCCGAGGAAGGCCTGACCCTGCAACCCGGCACACTTTATTTAGGCAGAACCGCGGAACACACCGAAACGCATGGCCTGGTCCCAATCATTCAAGGTCGTTCGTCGCTTGGACGATTGGGGCTGTTTCTGAATCCAGGTGGAAGCCTAGGCCACGCCGGATACCGCGGGACCTGGACATTGGAACTGCATTGCGTCCAACCCGTCCGGATCTACCCTCACATTCAAATCTGCCAGATCACGTACTGGGAAGTCAGCGGAGACAGCCCGGAAGAAGCCAGCGAAAAATATCAAAACAGCAACGACATTCAGCCGTCGCTGATGCATCGGGAACTAGGGTTCGACGATCGCGACACGCAGCTCGAATTAGGTTTTGATGAAACCATTCGAAGCCAACCGTGA
- a CDS encoding Bax inhibitor-1/YccA family protein — translation MSNMNPYSSGVDGVTYGNAAIYADETDRLAFIRRTYTHLSGAVFAFLALEVVLFTMVPAATMDALVQRMMGGYGWLLVLGAFMAVSWMARSWASSGQSRGLQYAGLGLYVVAEAVIMLPMMYLAIRVMGQPQIPILAGIITTLTFAGLTGFVMFTRVDLASWGTYLFVGGLIAMGIVVCGVLFGFSLGLFFSAAMVALACGYILYDTSNVLHHYDTRQHVAASLALFASVALLFYYVLRILIAFSSND, via the coding sequence ATGAGCAACATGAATCCTTACTCCTCCGGAGTTGACGGTGTCACTTATGGCAACGCAGCGATCTACGCTGACGAAACGGACCGTCTAGCGTTCATTCGCCGAACCTACACGCACCTGTCCGGAGCCGTCTTCGCGTTCCTGGCCCTGGAAGTCGTGCTGTTCACGATGGTGCCCGCGGCGACGATGGACGCTTTGGTCCAGCGGATGATGGGTGGCTACGGGTGGCTTCTGGTTCTCGGTGCCTTCATGGCCGTGAGCTGGATGGCTCGATCGTGGGCCAGCAGTGGACAATCTCGCGGCCTGCAGTATGCGGGGCTGGGGCTGTATGTCGTTGCCGAAGCGGTGATCATGCTGCCGATGATGTACCTCGCCATTCGGGTGATGGGGCAACCGCAGATTCCAATCTTGGCCGGGATCATCACGACGCTTACGTTTGCGGGATTGACCGGATTTGTGATGTTCACGCGAGTCGATTTGGCATCGTGGGGCACGTATCTGTTCGTGGGCGGTTTGATCGCGATGGGGATCGTCGTTTGCGGCGTGTTGTTTGGATTCTCGCTGGGATTGTTCTTCAGCGCGGCGATGGTGGCCTTGGCATGTGGCTATATCTTGTATGACACCTCCAACGTCTTGCATCACTACGACACGCGTCAGCACGTCGCCGCTTCTTTGGCGTTGTTCGCTTCCGTCGCGTTGCTGTTCTACTACGTGCTGCGAATCCTGATTGCCTTCTCCAGCAACGACTGA
- a CDS encoding LON peptidase substrate-binding domain-containing protein translates to MSFDSITGVTSLPDDFDGLVRLFPLPGMVLFPHAMQPLHVFEPRYVDMLQEALSTDHLITMATLTNQQGNVAIDEVTKLKVPLNMLPPISPTVCVGKIISHAELEGDRHNILIVGTRRATVRHELETGRSFRTARVDLIDDFYLPAGTKKRADLKKRLLEAFGKIIPVSEGSQKSLHDLMAGQMGVGPITDIIAYTLPFDPEDKIRLLAMSDVDERAEALIRLIQKGGLDLQSVSVEEGNVDLAESSRSRKDFPPPFSVN, encoded by the coding sequence ATGAGTTTCGATTCGATCACAGGAGTGACCAGTCTGCCGGATGATTTCGACGGACTGGTCCGGTTGTTTCCGCTTCCGGGAATGGTCTTGTTCCCTCACGCGATGCAACCCTTGCACGTGTTCGAACCTCGCTACGTCGACATGTTGCAAGAAGCATTGTCGACCGATCATCTGATCACGATGGCGACGCTGACCAATCAGCAGGGAAACGTCGCCATCGATGAAGTGACGAAGCTGAAGGTGCCGCTGAACATGTTGCCGCCCATCTCGCCAACCGTCTGTGTTGGCAAGATCATCTCGCACGCGGAACTAGAAGGCGATCGTCACAACATTCTGATCGTTGGGACTCGCCGCGCAACGGTGCGGCACGAACTGGAAACCGGGCGATCGTTCCGAACCGCTCGCGTCGATTTGATTGACGACTTTTACTTGCCTGCGGGAACGAAGAAGCGAGCGGATCTGAAGAAACGCCTGCTTGAGGCGTTCGGGAAGATCATTCCTGTCAGCGAAGGATCTCAGAAGTCCTTGCACGATCTAATGGCGGGGCAGATGGGAGTCGGTCCGATCACCGACATCATCGCTTACACGTTGCCGTTTGATCCGGAAGACAAGATCAGATTGCTGGCGATGTCGGACGTCGACGAACGAGCCGAGGCTTTGATTCGTCTGATCCAAAAAGGTGGCTTGGATTTGCAATCGGTCAGTGTGGAAGAAGGCAACGTTGATCTGGCTGAATCGTCGCGTTCACGGAAAGACTTTCCGCCTCCGTTCAGCGTGAACTGA
- a CDS encoding MGMT family protein, translating to MTSKPQKSSDWTARESESDPMRAAFVRTIENLRPGEVVSYGDVAARAGYPRRHRAVGQLLGASFDALPWWRVVYNDGRLPPVNPSLQEQRLLEEGVAMKRMRVVESPLGRFASSSK from the coding sequence ATGACTTCGAAGCCCCAAAAATCTTCCGATTGGACCGCCAGAGAATCGGAATCCGATCCGATGCGAGCCGCGTTTGTTCGCACGATCGAGAACCTGCGTCCGGGCGAAGTGGTCAGCTATGGTGACGTCGCCGCGCGAGCCGGCTACCCACGTCGGCACCGAGCGGTGGGGCAATTGCTCGGTGCATCGTTCGATGCGTTGCCCTGGTGGCGTGTGGTCTACAACGATGGGCGATTGCCGCCAGTGAACCCTTCGCTGCAAGAGCAACGACTGCTCGAGGAAGGCGTGGCGATGAAACGCATGCGAGTCGTGGAATCACCTCTGGGAAGGTTTGCATCCTCGTCGAAATGA